A single window of Watersipora subatra chromosome 9, tzWatSuba1.1, whole genome shotgun sequence DNA harbors:
- the LOC137404432 gene encoding uncharacterized protein, whose product MQFTADTKFIDELRMIENASRDTSSPPDYNDVVNSSVYIIELPGATHNVVPPPPPIFELPQQHRADIPVHSPTNNSRGELWHPPSYDEILGIRALEVVAASQATTDADSATTISSVGSTSAESARTQSQSCSHFQSECHEKVIRLVVLIRSAIGCVALTTVEVIRLVVLICSAVGCVALTTVATVFGSNCPANGFLPSIMKSSGWGGFLYTALVGLFYYCRHRGNESHKHKPLLFGIFPFILIILYFLGCSSAYSLWLRRPCNPGTPGDTCSGFYCDDFLLLFSVVFYSSTLVLLSPLWLLILYVLFKPIGLHLTKLLCPNWKGCTPEYVRQCPTTLF is encoded by the exons ATGCAATTCACGGCAG ataCAAAGTTTATTGATGAGCTTAGAATGATAGAGAATGCATCACGCGACACATCCTCTCCACCGGACTACAACGATGTTGTCAATTCAAGTGTTTATATAATAGAACTTCCTGGGGCTACACACAACGTTGTACCTCCACCCCCTCCCATCTTTGAATTACCTCAACAACACAGGGCAGATATACCCGTTCATTCCCCTACAAATAACTCTCGAGGGGAACTATGGC ATCCTCCAAGTTATGATGAGATCCTTGGCATTAGAGCCCTGGAAGTGGTAGCAGCATCTCAGGCTACTACGGACGCTGACTCTGCAACCACGATATCATCGGTAGGTTCGACCTCCGCTGAGAGTGCTAGGACTCAGTCTCAGTCGTGTTCCCATTTTCAATCAGAGTGCCATGAAA AGGTCATAAGGCTGGTTGTCCTCATACGCTCCGCCATAGGATGTGTGGCTCTCACAACTGTTG AGGTCATAAGGCTGGTTGTCCTCATTTGCTCCGCTGTAGGATGTGTGGCTCTCACAACTGTTG CAACTGTTTTTGGGTCGAACTGTCCAGCTAATGGCTTCTTACCATCCATCATGAAGAGCTCAGGCTGGGGCGGTTTCTTATATACGGCCCTTGTTGGTCTCTTCTACTACTGCAGGCACCGAGGCAACGAATCTCACAAACACAAACCACTTCTCTTCGGCATTTTTCCATTTATTCTTATCATTTTGTACTTTTTAG GTTGTAGCAGTGCCTACAGCCTTTGGCTGAGGCGACCATGTAACCCCGGGACACCTGGTGACACGTGCTCTGGATTTTACTGCGATGACTTTCTTCTGCTCTTTAGtgttgtgttctattcatctaccCTGGTCCTGCTTAGTCCACTCTGGCTCCTCATTTTATATGTGCTTTTCAAGCCAATAGGTCTCCAtctcactaaactg